CCCTCCGCGATCATGAGCCCCCACTCGGGAGTAGGAGGTTGGACCCCCAGACCGAGAAAGCTGAGCGCCCCGCCCAGCAGGATGTTGAGCACCGCGTCGGACATGGCGAAGATGATTCCCACGGTCACCACGTTGGGCAACAGGTGGCGGCGGATCACGCGCGCGTCGGAGGCGCCGAGGGCGCGTGCACCTAGGATGTACTCGCGGGTCTTGGCCGCCAGGATTTCGCCGCGGATGACCCGCGCGTATGCCACCCATCCCGCGACCACC
Above is a window of bacterium DNA encoding:
- a CDS encoding ABC transporter permease codes for the protein VVAGWVAYARVIRGEILAAKTREYILGARALGASDARVIRRHLLPNVVTVGIIFAMSDAVLNILLGGALSFLGLGVQPPTPEWGLMIAEGRDFLLTSPAMVLFPGLALLWVGVTFNLLGDALTDYLRPGG